A region of Clostridium acetobutylicum ATCC 824 DNA encodes the following proteins:
- a CDS encoding energy-coupling factor ABC transporter ATP-binding protein, protein MIKLEKVSFTYKNRAALCDVNVDINEGEAVAIIGPNGSGKSTFLKVLNGILFPSSGRYVFDNNEINENTLKNNKFLKLFHKRVGFVFQNSDAQLFCSTVFDEVAFGIMQMGLEGEEVDKRVRDCLKLLNIEKLKEEHPYNLSGGEKKRVAIASVLAMNPEVITLDEPMNAIDPKGKRFLKELLIDLNKSGKTIICATHDFEYIEGVFNRAVVFSENHKIIRDDRYENIISDREFLMECNII, encoded by the coding sequence ATGATAAAATTAGAGAAAGTTTCATTTACATATAAGAATAGGGCAGCTTTGTGCGATGTAAATGTTGATATAAATGAGGGGGAAGCTGTGGCTATTATAGGTCCTAACGGCAGCGGAAAGTCAACTTTTTTAAAGGTATTGAACGGGATTCTTTTTCCAAGCAGTGGTAGGTATGTATTTGACAATAATGAAATAAATGAGAATACATTAAAAAACAATAAATTCTTAAAGTTATTTCATAAAAGAGTGGGATTTGTATTCCAAAATTCTGACGCTCAGTTATTTTGTTCTACAGTATTTGATGAGGTGGCATTTGGAATTATGCAAATGGGACTTGAAGGAGAAGAGGTAGATAAAAGGGTGAGAGACTGCCTTAAGCTGCTTAATATAGAAAAGTTAAAGGAGGAACATCCATATAACTTAAGCGGAGGAGAGAAAAAGAGAGTAGCTATTGCCAGCGTACTAGCCATGAATCCAGAGGTGATAACCTTAGATGAACCTATGAATGCAATAGATCCAAAAGGAAAACGCTTTTTAAAAGAGCTTTTAATAGATTTAAATAAAAGTGGTAAGACTATAATTTGCGCAACTCATGATTTTGAATATATTGAAGGAGTATTTAATAGAGCTGTTGTATTTTCAGAAAATCATAAAATAATAAGAGATGATAGATATGAAAATATTATAAGCGATAGAGAGTTTTTAATGGAATGTAATATTATATGA